A region from the Hydra vulgaris chromosome 10, alternate assembly HydraT2T_AEP genome encodes:
- the LOC136085917 gene encoding uncharacterized protein LOC136085917 yields MVHLQELYLVLEKGWMSNEGFLDWLNHFIKVVKPLKQSKVLLILDGHVTHSKNLAAIYLARNAGVRMVSLPPHTTHRLQPLDVAFFGPLGTYYDEAMRKWMRSHISQPVTTWQVAELFGDAYSQAASLRIAMKGFQASGLWPLDINVFTDSDFTASSFTDVGPSNNLQSSESIDGMTKLSTDKSSEKKLKCHVSVSTLSLLPVVSLEVKNKKRRSRTTQAADLTSSPYRRALEITPRNQKHTLNQIASKQI; encoded by the coding sequence ATGGTGCACCTCCAGGAATTGTATTTAGTACTCGAGAAAGGATGGATGTCAAATGAAGGTTTTTTAGATTGGCTCAATCATTTCATTAAAGTTGTTAAACctttaaaacaatcaaaagttTTGTTGATACTTGATGGTCATGTTacacattcaaaaaatttggcAGCGATATATCTAGCACGAAATGCTGGAGTGCGTATGGTATCACTACCTCCCCATACTACACACAGACTGCAACCATTAGATGTTGCGTTCTTTGGACCACTTGGTACATACTATGATGAAGCTATGCGAAAATGGATGCGGTCACATATATCACAACCAGTAACAACTTGGCAAGTTGCAGAATTATTTGGTGACGCGTATAGTCAGGCAGCATCATTGAGAATTGCTATGAAAGGATTTCAGGCTAGTGGGTTGTGGCCTTTGGACATAAATGTATTCACTGATTCTGATTTTACAGCCTCTTCATTTACTGATGTTGGTCCTTCAAACAATCTTCAGTCATCTGAAAGTATAGATGGGATGACAAAACTATCTACAGATAaatcaagtgaaaaaaaattaaaatgtcatgTTTCAGTTTCAACTTTGTCTCTTTTGCCAGTGGTTTCACTtgaagtaaaaaacaaaaaaagaagatcACGAACAACTCAGGCGGCTGATCTTACAAGCTCCCCATATAGACGTGCTCTAGAAATTACACCAAGAAATCAAAAGCACACACTAAATCAAATAGCTtccaaacaaatttaa